The genome window GGCGCGGATGACGTTCAGAAAGACACGGTAACCGCCTGCGATGACCAACACGACACCCAACGGAAAGGGGACCAGGTCGTTGAGAAAATCGAACAAGCCCAAGCCTTCGCCGAAGATCACTACACTGAGGATAATGGCGAACACACTGACCAGCAGGATCGTCAGTCGGCGGTTGAAATCGCCCATTGAAACAGGATCAGCTTTGGGTGAGTCCGAGGCGGGGACATCATAGCCAGCGCCCTGAACCGCTGTGCGAATGGCAGGCAAATCCACTTTGGATGGATCGAGTCGCACAATCGCTTTTTCGGTGCCAAGAAACACATTGACGGATTGTACGCCAGGCAGTTTTTCGATGGCGTGTTGGACGTGTTGGGCGCATTCGGCACAGTCCATGCCTGAGATGGGAATTTCGAGGGTTTGTGGATTAGCCATTTAATCTCCTCTATCGTTATCATCAATTATCATTTCAACATTTGCAACCAACTGCCAATTACAGTGACAGACCTGCTTTCTGAAATTTGAGTTCAATCCTTTGGGCCATATCATTCATGGTTGCCTCCACTTGGGGGAACGCAAACCAAACGATGCCGATTCCGAATATCACGCCAGTGATCAATCGCATCCAGAGGTTGAAAGAACCAGCCGCATCGCCCGCATAGAATGTCGCTGGGAAAATGTGATTTGTCAGTGTGGCAAGCCAGGCATTGTTGTCGCGGAAACTGTTGCCAAAGTCAATAATGTCACTGATGAGATGTGTGCCGCCATCAACTGCCATCGGTAATGCCGAGAGCATCAAGGCTCGAAAGGAAAGTGCAAATAGCTTTTTGCGGACAAAGCCATACGCCAGCGCGGAGATCCATAAACTCCCGTACCACCACGTAGTCCGTTCGCACCAAGCCACTTTCCAG of Anaerolineales bacterium contains these proteins:
- a CDS encoding DUF2085 domain-containing protein → METSTLEVVKRKKSGAVIANRIVHWLSRNWLLAFAVAWGFFIGLPWLAPVFMKFGWTGAAKVIYLIYALECHQLPERSYFLFGSKMTYSLSEIQTAWQPTNNPLVLRQFLGNQQMGWKVAWCERTTWWYGSLWISALAYGFVRKKLFALSFRALMLSALPMAVDGGTHLISDIIDFGNSFRDNNAWLATLTNHIFPATFYAGDAAGSFNLWMRLITGVIFGIGIVWFAFPQVEATMNDMAQRIELKFQKAGLSL